The following proteins come from a genomic window of Mycobacterium sp. DL:
- a CDS encoding DUF4395 domain-containing protein codes for MSSTVSTRPGNAQPAQVDVRGPRFAAWVTTGVLVVALLISTASAAGAALLLAAQAVVFAIGAVRGPRQHPYGFVFATVIAPRLGPVTEREPAAPLRFAQLVGLVFAVVGVIGFSSGLVLLGLAATGLALAAAFLNAAFGVCLGCQLYPLVARLTPTH; via the coding sequence TTGTCCAGCACCGTCAGTACCCGTCCCGGTAACGCGCAGCCTGCACAGGTGGACGTGCGGGGACCCCGCTTCGCCGCTTGGGTCACGACTGGTGTCCTCGTCGTCGCCCTGCTCATCTCCACCGCCAGCGCGGCCGGCGCAGCGCTGCTCCTGGCCGCACAGGCAGTGGTTTTTGCCATCGGCGCCGTGCGCGGGCCCCGGCAGCATCCCTACGGCTTCGTATTCGCCACGGTCATCGCCCCGCGGCTGGGACCCGTCACCGAACGGGAACCCGCCGCTCCGCTGAGGTTCGCCCAGTTGGTCGGCCTCGTGTTCGCGGTGGTCGGCGTCATCGGTTTCTCCAGCGGTCTCGTTCTGCTGGGTCTGGCCGCCACGGGCCTTGCGCTCGCGGCGGCGTTCCTCAATGCAGCCTTCGGCGTCTGCCTCGGCTGCCAGCTCTACCCGCTCGTCGCACGGCTGACTCCCACCCATTAG
- a CDS encoding response regulator transcription factor, translating into MDLLLLTVDPHPESVLPSLSLLAHNVRTAPTEVSSLLEAGTADVAIVDARTDLAAARGLCRLLGTTGSSVPVVAVVNEGGLVAVSVEWGLDEILLPGTGPAEIDARLRLLVGRRGGAANQENLGKISLGELVIDEGTYTARLRGRPLDLTYKEFELLKYLAQHAGRVFTRAQLLQEVWGYDFFGGTRTVDVHVRRLRAKLGPEYESLIGTVRNVGYKAVRPARGRPSAQESELPDDPDDDEYGDAPDGVPVPLAEHLHSK; encoded by the coding sequence TTGGATCTACTGCTATTGACAGTCGACCCACATCCCGAGTCGGTGCTGCCCTCGTTGTCGCTGCTGGCTCACAATGTGCGCACGGCGCCGACGGAAGTGTCCTCTCTGTTGGAGGCCGGTACGGCGGATGTGGCGATCGTCGATGCGCGCACCGACCTGGCGGCTGCGCGCGGCCTCTGCCGGTTGCTGGGGACGACGGGTTCGTCGGTTCCGGTGGTCGCCGTGGTCAACGAAGGCGGCCTGGTCGCCGTCAGCGTCGAATGGGGTCTGGACGAGATCCTGCTGCCGGGCACCGGCCCTGCCGAGATCGACGCCCGACTCCGGTTGCTGGTCGGACGTCGCGGCGGCGCGGCCAACCAGGAGAACCTCGGAAAGATCAGCCTCGGTGAGCTCGTGATCGACGAGGGCACCTACACCGCGAGGCTGCGCGGACGCCCGCTGGACCTGACCTACAAGGAATTCGAGCTCCTGAAGTACCTGGCGCAGCACGCCGGGCGGGTGTTCACCCGGGCCCAGCTCCTCCAGGAGGTGTGGGGATACGACTTCTTCGGCGGTACCCGCACCGTCGACGTGCATGTGCGGCGCCTGCGCGCCAAACTCGGACCCGAGTACGAGTCGCTGATCGGTACCGTCCGCAACGTCGGATACAAGGCCGTGAGGCCGGCGCGGGGTCGCCCGTCCGCCCAGGAATCGGAACTTCCCGACGATCCGGACGACGACGAGTACGGGGATGCCCCCGATGGGGTCCCGGTCCCGTTGGCCGAGCACCTGCACAGTAAGTGA
- a CDS encoding sulfurtransferase — MARSDVLVTADWAESNLEAPNTVFVEVDEDTSAYDTGHIPGAIKLDWKTDLQDQVKRDFVDAGQFSKLLSERGIANDDTVVLYGGNNNWFAAYAYWYFKLYGHQDVKLLDGGRKKWELDARPLSKDAVTRPGTSYTAKDPDNTIRAFRDEVIAAIGSKNLVDVRSPDEFSGKILAPAHLPQEQSQRPGHIPSAINVPWSKAANEDGTFKSDEDLAKLYAEAGLDGQKETIAYCRIGERSSHTWFVLQELLGHTNVKNYDGSWTEYGSLVGAPIELGS, encoded by the coding sequence ATGGCACGCTCCGACGTCCTGGTCACAGCCGACTGGGCCGAGAGCAATCTCGAGGCGCCGAATACCGTTTTCGTCGAGGTCGACGAAGACACCAGCGCCTACGACACCGGTCACATCCCCGGCGCGATCAAGCTGGACTGGAAGACCGATCTGCAGGATCAGGTCAAGCGCGATTTCGTCGACGCCGGGCAGTTCTCCAAGCTGCTCTCCGAGCGCGGCATCGCCAACGACGACACCGTTGTTCTCTACGGCGGCAACAACAACTGGTTCGCCGCGTACGCGTACTGGTACTTCAAGCTCTACGGCCACCAGGACGTGAAACTGCTCGACGGTGGGCGCAAGAAGTGGGAGCTCGATGCCCGCCCCCTGTCCAAAGACGCGGTGACCCGCCCCGGGACCAGCTACACCGCCAAGGATCCCGACAACACCATCCGTGCGTTCCGCGACGAGGTCATCGCCGCGATCGGCAGCAAGAACCTGGTCGACGTGCGCTCCCCCGACGAGTTCTCCGGCAAGATCCTGGCGCCGGCGCACCTGCCGCAGGAGCAGAGCCAGCGCCCCGGCCACATCCCCAGCGCGATCAACGTGCCGTGGAGCAAGGCCGCCAACGAGGACGGCACCTTCAAGTCCGACGAGGATCTCGCCAAGCTCTACGCCGAGGCCGGCCTGGACGGCCAGAAGGAGACCATCGCCTACTGCCGCATCGGTGAGCGCTCGTCGCACACCTGGTTCGTGCTGCAGGAGCTGCTGGGACACACCAACGTCAAGAACTACGACGGCAGTTGGACCGAATACGGCTCCCTGGTGGGGGCCCCGATCGAGTTGGGAAGTTGA
- the mshD gene encoding mycothiol synthase, whose amino-acid sequence MSRIAWRPQLSAAEQQEIRDIISAATDFDGVPPVGEQVLRELDHERTQHLVAIGTTGAIIGYLNLTPEMAELVVAPDARRQGAGRSLIRAALDRTGGRIRFWAHGTLPAAEAAAASLGLGPVRRLLQMRRPLLDVPDVDAADGVHLRTYAGPADDAEILRVNNAAFSWHPEQGGWTETEIAERRGEPWFDPEGLFLAFDETGERLLGFHWTKLHADKPGIGEVYVVGVDPAAQGMGLGRTLTAVGMTWLAQQLADAAEPTVMLYVESDNTAAVRTYERLGFTVYSTDTAYAGVNTDP is encoded by the coding sequence GTGAGTCGTATCGCCTGGCGACCGCAGCTGTCGGCGGCGGAGCAGCAGGAAATTCGTGACATCATCAGTGCGGCAACAGATTTCGACGGCGTCCCACCCGTAGGCGAGCAGGTGTTGCGTGAGCTGGACCATGAACGCACCCAACATCTGGTTGCCATCGGGACTACCGGTGCGATCATCGGATATCTGAATCTGACGCCGGAGATGGCCGAACTGGTGGTGGCTCCCGACGCCCGCAGGCAGGGTGCCGGCAGGTCGTTGATCCGTGCGGCGCTGGACAGGACGGGCGGGCGGATCCGGTTCTGGGCGCATGGGACGCTGCCTGCGGCGGAGGCGGCCGCTGCGTCTCTCGGGCTGGGTCCGGTGCGTCGGTTGCTGCAGATGCGACGCCCACTTCTGGATGTGCCGGATGTCGACGCGGCCGACGGGGTGCACCTGCGCACTTATGCCGGTCCCGCCGACGATGCCGAGATCCTGCGGGTCAACAATGCGGCCTTCTCCTGGCATCCCGAGCAGGGCGGCTGGACCGAGACCGAGATCGCCGAGCGTCGGGGCGAGCCGTGGTTCGACCCCGAGGGTCTGTTCCTTGCTTTCGATGAGACCGGGGAGAGGCTGCTCGGTTTCCACTGGACCAAGCTGCACGCCGACAAGCCCGGCATCGGTGAGGTCTACGTCGTCGGAGTGGACCCTGCCGCTCAGGGCATGGGGCTGGGGCGCACGTTGACGGCGGTCGGAATGACGTGGCTGGCGCAGCAACTCGCGGACGCGGCCGAGCCCACCGTGATGCTCTACGTCGAGTCCGACAACACCGCCGCCGTGCGCACCTATGAACGTCTGGGCTTCACGGTCTACAGCACCGACACCGCCTATGCCGGGGTGAACACAGACCCGTAG
- a CDS encoding DUF1416 domain-containing protein, translating to MCSAPKQGLTLPAGVDLEKETVITGRVIDGSGQGVGGAFVRLLDGSDEFTAEVVASATGDFRFFAAPGTWTLRALSSVGNGDASVAPSGAGIHEVDVKVA from the coding sequence ATGTGCTCTGCACCGAAGCAAGGACTGACGTTGCCCGCCGGCGTCGACCTCGAGAAGGAGACGGTGATCACCGGTCGCGTCATCGACGGATCGGGTCAGGGTGTGGGAGGCGCGTTCGTGCGTCTGCTGGACGGCTCTGACGAGTTCACCGCCGAGGTGGTCGCATCGGCCACCGGCGACTTCCGTTTCTTTGCCGCGCCCGGGACGTGGACGCTGCGCGCCCTGTCCTCGGTAGGCAACGGAGACGCCAGCGTGGCACCGTCGGGCGCGGGAATCCACGAGGTCGACGTCAAGGTCGCCTGA
- a CDS encoding thioredoxin family protein, translating into MSSSWILVVAVLIGAFGLAFVIGRLLTLRAGLIKGAADYPRMDPDELGLSRTGPTVLHFSADWCGPCAGVRRVVDQVCADLPGVAHVEVDLDANPEAARKLSVLSLPTTFIFDSDGQARYRASGVPTAADLRAALEPLLA; encoded by the coding sequence ATGAGCTCGTCCTGGATTCTGGTGGTCGCCGTGCTGATCGGGGCCTTCGGCCTGGCATTCGTGATCGGCAGGCTGCTGACGCTGCGTGCCGGGCTGATCAAAGGCGCAGCCGATTATCCCCGGATGGACCCCGACGAACTGGGATTGTCACGCACCGGACCGACCGTCCTGCATTTCAGCGCGGACTGGTGCGGTCCCTGCGCGGGTGTGCGCCGGGTCGTCGACCAGGTGTGCGCCGACCTGCCGGGCGTGGCGCACGTGGAGGTCGACCTCGACGCCAATCCAGAGGCGGCGCGCAAGCTTTCGGTGCTGTCGCTGCCGACGACGTTCATCTTCGATTCCGACGGTCAGGCGCGCTACCGCGCCTCCGGGGTGCCGACCGCCGCTGACCTGCGCGCGGCCCTCGAACCGCTGTTGGCTTGA
- a CDS encoding DUF732 domain-containing protein, whose protein sequence is MKLTIACAATAAFAAVALVTAPAALADPEGDFLTVISDGGITWPSDKTAQVIETGYAVCQDWDNGATLMQEVTDLTGATGWSTDQAATFIGAATGAFCPEYEYIFDAA, encoded by the coding sequence ATGAAGCTCACCATCGCCTGCGCCGCGACAGCGGCGTTCGCCGCAGTCGCTCTGGTAACTGCACCCGCGGCCCTCGCGGATCCGGAGGGAGACTTCCTCACGGTGATCTCCGACGGCGGAATCACCTGGCCATCAGACAAGACGGCGCAGGTCATCGAGACCGGGTACGCGGTCTGCCAGGACTGGGACAACGGCGCCACCCTGATGCAGGAGGTCACCGACCTGACCGGGGCGACAGGCTGGTCCACCGATCAGGCCGCGACGTTCATCGGCGCCGCCACCGGCGCATTCTGCCCCGAGTACGAGTACATCTTCGACGCTGCCTGA
- the lmeA gene encoding mannan chain length control protein LmeA — MGNNVGVHKLAIGALATLTAVVVGAVGTDFGAAIYAEYRLARSVRTAADLDWDPSVAILGFPFGPQAMRRHYDEVEIKASGVDHPVTGKASLEATMHSIDLGDGSWLIPPDATLVVGKVESRIIIDSTHLGRFMEIPDLLVEAPTVETNDSTGGTTESGISSNRGLVFTGTPRKVGFDSKVSIAVDLSITDATTLVMTATGLLTGPGTADQEVPEDQLPAVLSAFSASLPGQKLPFGIAPTSEGARGSDVIIEGIAEGVTLELDEFRQS; from the coding sequence GTGGGCAACAATGTCGGGGTGCACAAGCTCGCGATCGGTGCCCTGGCGACTCTCACCGCCGTCGTCGTCGGTGCTGTCGGCACGGACTTCGGTGCGGCCATTTACGCCGAGTATCGCCTGGCCAGAAGCGTACGGACCGCCGCCGATCTGGACTGGGACCCCTCGGTGGCGATCCTGGGTTTCCCGTTCGGACCGCAGGCGATGCGCCGGCACTACGACGAGGTCGAGATCAAGGCCAGTGGCGTTGATCACCCGGTCACCGGCAAGGCGTCACTGGAGGCGACCATGCATTCCATCGATCTCGGCGACGGATCCTGGCTGATCCCTCCGGATGCGACGCTGGTGGTAGGCAAGGTGGAAAGCCGGATCATCATCGACTCCACTCACCTCGGCAGGTTCATGGAAATCCCCGATCTGCTCGTCGAGGCACCGACCGTGGAGACCAACGACTCCACCGGCGGAACCACGGAGTCCGGCATCTCGAGCAATCGCGGGCTGGTCTTCACCGGCACGCCGAGGAAGGTCGGGTTCGATTCGAAGGTCAGCATCGCCGTCGACCTGTCCATCACCGATGCCACCACCCTGGTCATGACGGCCACCGGGCTGCTCACGGGGCCGGGGACCGCCGACCAGGAGGTGCCCGAAGACCAGCTGCCCGCGGTGTTGTCGGCTTTCTCCGCCAGCCTCCCGGGGCAGAAGCTGCCCTTCGGAATCGCACCGACAAGCGAGGGGGCGCGGGGCTCGGATGTGATCATCGAGGGCATCGCCGAGGGAGTAACCCTCGAGCTCGACGAGTTCAGGCAATCATGA